TACGTCGGGGTCATATTGTTGAAGATGGATTTCAACAATTAAACTCACTTGGGTCAAAGTTGAAGTCATCCATCCATGTCTCATTTGTCAGTGAATGTGGCCTTATGGAGGCTGGTCTGGACTATGGTGGATTATCAAAGGAGTTCTTGACTGACATATCAAAAGAAGCATTTGCCCCTGAGTAAGTTTGAGatgttattttctattttcttgcATTTATTTCATAGTTATTTCCTCTTCCAGGAGCGACTATCTTagttgaaactttttcttttGGCTGTAGATACGGGCTTTTTTCCCAAACCTCAACTTCAGATAGCCTCCTAATTCCCACTGCTTCCGCAAGATTTTTGGACAATGGTCTTCAGATGATTGAGTTCCTCGGAAGAATAGTTGGTAAAGCTCTTTATGAAGGAATATTACTTGATTACTCTTTCTCGCATGTTTTTGTACAAAAGCTGTTGGGACGATATAGCTTTCTTGATGAATTATCAACACTTGATCCAGAGCTATACAGGAGTCTTATGTATGTCAAGGTAATCCCAAGAGATATATCCATGTTATTGCTCAATTAATCATGACGATCCACGCCGAAAGATCCAAAAATTTCAATTGGCGGGGgatatattatatacaataaatatttgttttaaaagatgcattaaGCTAAAAATGATATGTTATAAATACTATACCAATGCATATCTTAAAAATCGTACCCACCTTCACATTTACAAATTATAATTACTCTTTTCTTGTATTCTTATTTTGAAAGTGttgtaatatttttttcattttcaagaCTATCAAAAATATATCTATGTGCATGTGACCATACAACCATTAAAAGTTCATCTCCTATAAACTTTTGTCTTTGATTCTtcacaaaatttaaatgaaaGAAACTCCTTTCATGACCTTAGTTTCTATTTAGAGTCAAGATACTATTTTAAGTGCAGGCAAAAATATAAATATCCAATAAttacaaagcacacaacaaaaaACTTGTGGGGGCAGCTGCCCAGAATACTACAACATAGATCCGTTCCTGACCATACCCAATGTATTATCACATTGCTTTATGCTAGGATCCatgttttcaaaattttacaTGGTTTGGTGTTGTTTCTCAATCTACGATATTCGTCCTTCAAGAGCTAATGTCTTGGGTGGTGGGTGTTATATACTCAGTATTATTCGTGAAAACCTTAAAAATTCAATAATTCATTAACATGATCCAGTTTGCATGTATGTTCGATGTTCGCCCTTCgcctaatttttaaattaattttcccatgtttgacatgggTGGTTACTGTGTATGTCTGTTCTTGCAATTTAACATTTCACTGGAAAGTTCACAATAATCATTCATGCAGAATTATGATGGTGATGTCAAGGAGCTCTTTTTTGACTTCACAGTTACTGAAGAATCATTTGGTAAAAGGCATGTGGTTGAGCTCAAGTCTGGGGGCAAAGATATTTCTGTGACAAATGAAAACAAGATGCAGTACATACATGCGATGGCAGACTACAAACTCAACCAACAGGTTTTATCATCATTGACTGTAGTCTAATGCAACTTACACACTTCTGGACTGTATTAACTGTTGTATCACGGGTATATATGTAACAGTGTTTAAATTGCagatatttccattttcaaatgcATTTTATAGAGGGCTAACAGATCTTATATCTCCATCCTGGTTGAAATTATTCAACGCTAGTGAATTTAATCAGGTATCTTCTTTAAgagaaaaatatctgaatcaagaTGCAGTTGCTCACTCATTCACTACAATCAACTAATGATAACTTATACTGAAGATTTTATTTGTGATGAGTTCATTTTTTACTGCAAAATTTCTGAGATACACAAGAATGTAGTTGCTTTCAGGTGGCAATTACGATATTGATGTTGAAGACTTTAAAAATAATACACGATACACTGGTGGTTACAGTGAGGGGAGCCGGACAATCAAAATCTTTTGGGAGGTATTGGAACCTTAATACTACACACGCGCGCGCGtgcacatacacacacacatttATAGCAATCTCAATCCATGCACAACAAATTATTTAAACTGATGTAATATTGTGTAGTTTTCTTGATATATGCAAACCTCTCAGTTTTGTAAGTTGGTGGTCATATGACTCATGTCTAGTACGATTTGACAATTTCATTTCTTTCTTGTCGAGTTTGCTTGTTAGGGAGTATTGATGACTTGATATTAAAAGTTGTCTCCCttattttgttattttcaatATTTTCCCATATGCTTGACATATATGATAatgaaaaatgttattttatttgtgATTTAAAGCGTAtgtttatagaaatattttgaaATACTAAATTCATAACTTCAAAGTGTAAAGAAAATGttcaaaaatgcaaaaaaaaataaaaattaagtataTTATTAGCTTAACAAAGCTCAAGTTTTATCCCTTTTAACAAGTCAAGCTCAAACTTTTAGTTAgactaatttaaattaatgacTCAAGCTTGAGCAACCTATTTTTATCATAATCCAAACTCAAGCTTCAAGTGTTCAGCTAGTTTTTGCTCCTAGTTATTCTTTCAAATAAGTTTATCATTCAATTGATGTATCCGAGATCTACACCTTGCTCTCTCCCTCCCCACCCCAAGCGGGGGGCTGCTAGTTTGGTTAATTTGGTTAAATTGCAGTTTCTTTCCCTGTCTAACATATACATATTTGCTTTAGAATGTGACTATTAACCATTATTTTCAACCTCAGTGAATTATAGTAATGAAGAATTTATGCAAATTATTTGACATTTCTGCCAATTGTATACAGGTGATTAAAGGCTTTGAACCTAAAGAGCGCTGTATGGTTCTTAAATTTGTCACCAGTTGCTCTCGTGCTCCATTACTAGGGTTCAAATACTTACAGCCACCTTTTACCATCCACAAGGTATGCTCTTGATTTTTATGTTCAACAGccattcaagatcatttataCTAGCACCTCTGTTGGCCCATTTACTTTGTTTATCGTAATGAAATAAGGCACGGCTTGATTTTTTTGTTACTTGTGGACTGTTTAGCATAACAATAACTGTTTTGCAACCAAACCTTTTTTAATTTGTGGTTCGTGAAAgaagtttaaaatttttattttttagagaCTAAATAGGGTCTCCTTAAGTACTGAATTTTGCACTGTGAATAAAAGAGCACAGTATTTGATTCTTGGGCGTGATATTCTTTTTCAATGGTTATTTCAGCATTCTTTTCAATTGTTATTCTATTAAAGGGAAGAAAATACTAGACCTATGTGTGGCTCTTTTAGCCAGCTTTAGTTTTCTAGAATTTGTACTTTCTTTTTTCTCTCATTTCTTAGAATTTCTACTTTCATTGTTCTCATAATGGATATTAAAGAAACCCCAAAAATAATGCATTTTTAGTGAATACTAAAATGTCTTGATTTCATTGATTAGTATCGCTTGGGTCTATTTGTTCACCTAGGTGGCATGTGATGTCCCTCTTTGGGCAACATTTGGAGGACAAGATGTAGATCGGCTTCCATCAGCTTCAACCTGCTACAACACCCTTAAGGTAATAACGAAGTACTAGGAGAACATATCCTTAGTGTTTTTGAAAATCTATGAATAAGGTATTAGGGATTTGACTATGACATTTGAAAGCAAGATTCTCATGTCAATTATGAGTTAGGATGTATTGAACACGAGGATCTTGAAATTTTCACTATCTCATAATCGAAAATATCATATAGATAAACTTTGTAATAAGTATCGGCTTTTGGATCTTGACTTACCAAACACTCCCACTTGGTGATTTAAGTTGTTGAGagaaaaatgttaattttttttagttgatACCATGTCTTACATTTGAATTGCTTACACTTTTATACTCCTCCTCTCAATGATTACAGCTTCCAACATACAAACGTCCAGGAACTTTGAGAACAAAGCTTTTATATGCTATCAATTCAAATGCCGGATTTGAACTTTCTTGATTTGCTGAAGTGGTCAGTATTTTTTTCCGTTGTATGATATAATGAAGCCTGCTCAACTTCTGTTGAATCTACATTAATAAATCATGCTCAGCAAGATTAGGGCTTGTTTCTCATTCACACATTCAACGTACTCTTACACGATATGCCCTTTATACTTAATGTGTATGACATGATTTTCAGATATTTCAATGCTGCTGGTGATCTAACTAATTacttgtaatcttttgcatttcagtTCTAATTCAAGGAACTTGGGAAGTCTTTTTGCTCACACCACTTTTACATGTCTGTTTTCAGACTCATACGTTTATTGGCGGGCCTGGCCATCATATCCCAAAGAGGCCAATAGGCAGTACTTGTTACCGCAAATCCAGACCACGCTGTTGCAAGCTCTCAGATGCTATCTAAGTTTTCATTGAAGAAAATAGCACCCTGGTTTTCCTTTGGGAAGATATTGGTTTATGCGATGGTTACTCCATCTGTATTTGTTAATTTTGGAAACTATTTATTTTAAGTTTGTGTGTAAATGCAAATAATGATCATTGTGCCATTAAAATATATGGttggtttgttttcaaaactagaATGGCAATGGCATGTGTAAGTATGGATCAGCTGAACGTATACATATAATTTTTTCTGACAAATCTattgagttttttaaaattatttctatttttctttgaAATGAAATATAAGAAAAAGGAAAATTgaaatgatttgattttaattactGTTACAATGTTCCTAGTGACTTTAGCTCATGCAATGTTCGGACAATACTAGAACTCGGACTCAAATCTATTCTTAATTCAAATCTATTTTTAATAACAGATTAAGATAAAGTGAAAGTAACAAATGGCGCAGACTCGGACTCAAAACAAACATTTTAATGAAATACGATTTGTTAGACTGAAATCTTTTAAAGTGGCCAAGTTTTTAGAAAAATTCAACTAACAAAACACAATGGACTCAAAACAAACATTTTAATGAAATACGATTTGTTAGACTGAAATCTTTTAAAGTGGCCAAGTTTTTAGAAAAATTCAACTAACAAAACACAATTTATCACGTTACTTATGGAGTTCATAAACATACTGTGTGTCTCCGGAAATAGGTACcggtttttgttgtttaaatagCACGACtctttatttgatttgattcatagaatgaaacaaaatatGAGTCTAAATGCATTTTGGTCTCTCATTtatctaaaataataatttttgccTTCCCAATTTCACATTTTAGTCTCAATCTATCCTTTTGCCCCCATAAATGATACATTTTGACACCAAAGGATAGGTTTGAGATCAAATATTAAACTTTGAATAAAAAATTGCATAATCAATCCCGTTTAAACTCAAAAATTTGTAACTACCAATCCGATTTTAGACCAAAATTACAACAACGTGAAGATGGAGAAACCAAAAATCcaaattttgaaaagaaagaccAAAAATATAAGTGTTGGATTCTATTAACCAAAGTACATTGTTAGTCATTTATCAGcaaaaaccaaattcaaaatcCCAGGATTTTTGACATTCACAGTTACAAAAAATTATATTCTAAAATCAAGAGACAACATGCTGTTTACTAATCAAAATCTTCAAAGCCATTGATCATGTCTAATTGCTATGTAGGCACTATTATTAAGCATATGTTTGGCACCTATGATGCACGACGGTTTCATCTTTCTCCTAATGGAAACAAACAAAATACAACCACCTTTTAGTTCATTATGTTTTCTTCTTCATTCACTTCATATTCTTCATCGTCTTCATCCTCCTCATCGTCGTcatcaggtttatttatttgagaGAATCTGCTTGGCTCTAATCGACCTTCATCTCCCATGAACTCAAGCCCAAACTTTGTGTCACGCTGCTTAACCAGAAGCCAACGCAGTAGTTTGTCTTCCTTGTTTAGGTAGTGCAGCTCTTTGTTGATTTCTGGTGTAGCCATCATGCTCACTTGCATCAGTTGGCCCtgcattcattaaaaatagaaaatgcaACATGTTATTTAACTACATAATTACTATTTAAACATTGAGAAGAACACAGCCACTACTGCTTCACCAAAGACACACTTTCAAACTAAATATTTGCAAGTTTGTGTTAGTATTAGGCCTGGGCAGCAGGTATTTAGTACAATAATTATAAGGAACAAAAAAGTTTCACTACTGGTGTTGCCGTCATCTCAACAACCGGTCACGGGAAGACTGACAGCAGCGAGCAACAACATCAGGAGTGGGTTACCTTCACTTATTTCCTCTTTGTTATCTCATTGTTGTATTTCCTAATTTCCTACGAATTCTAACTCTATTTGGAAGAAGTTCCCGGAGTATAATCAGTAATAGTATAATCAATAATATTAAAGTATAATCGTAAATATTTATATCAGATCGGATCTAACAGTTTGCTAAAGATTCATCAGCAGCATCAGCATGTGGAAAACAGGACATTTGATAACGCTcgttttagaatttttattaagATGTTATTTGAGCTACATTGAAATGTGGAACAGTAATATTGTTAGGGGGAATTCCAAAGAGCTTGTTTAGAATGTATTATAATAACATGCAGAAGTACTTGTTTCAATGGAAGAGAGTTTCATAGTACATACctatatattgatttcatccttaagatagtttataaaaatattttaggtaAAGCCTATGCAAAGCTTATTTCTTGTACTCAGTTTAATTCTATCCAACCTAAAGTGAGTTTTTACAGAGATTTAAAAAAAACACATGGTTCCAAAAAGTATGTTTGCTATGCTTCATCTTTTCTGAGCACCATATTCTCACCTGCCTTTAGTTCTAGATGACATGGAGTTTTATGAGAAACAGACAGCCGCTTGGTTTTTTTACTTGTCTCAGTCCTTTCATGAATTAGTTCACATTTTCAGAATTTGTTAAGTTGGGTTCCATTCAAGTTAAAGCAGCAACGAAGAATTGCTTCAATGCTTTATACCCTAGTCTATAATGGCTTGTCTCATGTTAATGGTCATCATAATAGTCCCCTCACGGATTGTGCTGTCAGATGCTTACATTTAATGTATGAAAGGGATTGCAGACATCCATTTGTCCTCCTGATTTGTGGTTTCTCCTGCTAGAAAAAGTTGCCCACCAGGTGCAGTTGCTGCTAGAACTCATGAAACTATTTCAGCCAACCTGAGATATGATGATTCTTCATCTTCCCCGAGTCTAGGTTCTGTTATCACTGTGACCCCCCATGTTTTCCTATTTGAAGAAAGGTAACTACTAGCTCTGTGACTATGACCATTATGATGTGGTGGAATTAATTCAACAAATGTATCTAAATGCCAATAGTATGTTATATTACCAGTTTCAATTAACTAATATGTTTCTCAAACATCCCCATAATCTACGATTTTGACATCCAGACTCCAGTAAATCCAATTCTACCTCAAAATTTATGTTGTTAATCTCGGATAGTGATTTGTAGTGTCGACACTCTAAAATGTTATAGCAGATAGCTGGATAACTACTACTGCAGAGACTAAAAACTAGTGTACAAAGTAAACATAAACCCTCGGAAGTAAACTAATGCACAAAATTCAAGAGATCATTATACTAATAGTTAAAGAACCTAAAGTATAGGGTAATAAAGCTTTACCCAaagaagaagggaaaaaaataGAACTTAATAAAATGTAGGAAAAAGAACAGATCGATTTTTTATGAGCAAGAATGTAACATTGCTCTTCAAAGGGTTCAGATTGAAATTTATACCCTTAAAATAAGGGAAACAGTttaaaacaaagaaaatgaagaattTATCCCTAAAATTCTAATAGCGGGCACAATAGCGGCTGCTACAACCAGTACTGTTGACAGCAGCTCGCAGATCATTAGCGCAGTACCAAACCTACCACCACTGCGCTACTCTGCTATAGCGGTGCTATAGAATGCTACTGACAACAAAGCTATATGAAACATCTTCCCAAATCCTTAAACATATTATCAAAGCCATTTTTACACATCTACCTATGTATCACATTAATTTGTTTAGTTTTTGTAGCATAGCTTTGTTCATTACCAATACAACCCTAATAAAAAAACACAGTAAAGCACTAATGTTACACTAGAGCAGATAAAGGAGGAAAAATGAATAAGCTGTGAATTGCAGCAGACCTGAAAAAATCTGCCATCAAGTTTTTTCACACCATAACCCAACTGAATAGTTCCGAAACTCTTAACCTCAGTGACAACCCCATTTCTTCTACATACATGTTTTCCAATCCTTGCAACTAAACCAATTAGGGCTTCTTTTTTCACATGTGGCTTGAATAGAAGCATGCAATCATAAGGAGGCATTTTTTTGTTGGCTTCTTCTTCCTCCTACCTAAAAATTAATCAACAAATTAAAAGAAATGTTTGTAATTAACAAGCATCATTCAAATTAAGCAATCAAATAGAAATCATCGGAAAATGAGAGCTTCACTTTATCGATGAATGCGTGCATCAAATCAATGAACACTCAGTTGAAAACTCAATCTCAAAAACCATAAGCGATTTGGCACTCTTAAAGTTGAAATTGAAATCGAAACTTAGAAAGACCTAAAAGTGAGATTTGTGAAATTGAGAACTACATAGCGAAGAAAAAAAGAGTACCTACGGGTTTGGAAGTGTCGGCGAGATGGATAAAGAAGAGGAGGAGCTTCGTCGACGACAGCGGAATGTGAAGACCACGCGCCGCCGCTAGAGGGAGGGGCTGTTCAAGTTTTTGTTTTTGCTTGTGTGAAGAAAGAGAAAAGTGTGGGGTTTTAATAACCcaaatcaatattttgatttttttttcttctttctctgaTTCTTTAATTAGGTATGTTACTATGTTATGTGACAttgtttattttttcttatttattttgtcATTATATTTTACAATTTACATATGCtggtttattttctttgtttttaccaAACCCTAAATTACTActcgtctttttcattttcaattgaagaggatattggttaatttctaagAATTCTGAAATAATTAGATTATTTCATTGTGTTGCTATATTAACTaggaataattttgaaataatggCCAATTAGTCTGAGCTAGAACAATCTTGCAATGTGTTTGGTTctaaagtgaaaaaaaaatcaattttgagtAAATTTATTATGTAAAATTGATGCGGTCTAAAAATTGAGTTGAAACTAAagtgttttttctatttttgaagtCTTTGTATTCGAAATTGAGATCGAATAATCTAAAGGGATCAATTTTTCGTCCACTTACAAGGGCGCCGTTTAAAGTCAAAGTAAAGAGAACTATGTGATCTTAAGAGAAAGCATACTCTGATGATCTCAGCCTTCACCACTAAGCCGGCCAACCCCTGGATTGAAGGTAAAGTGTTTTATGTTTgaattaatttctaaaaaaataagtTGACCAGTAAATTTTAgtataaaaatcaattaattcaaatactataaatttaaatttcaagtagaatcaattttggACAACATAATCCGTTCTAATCGAGAGCAACCGAACCGAATCGAACCGAAGCTATTTCGTCAAAAAATGCACTTTTGAGCTTCAAGAAAATCATGATTCAACAAAATTATGTAGATGTCAGTGCTCATAAAAACACTGATTAGATATTTGTAGTGAGTTAAGAACAGATTCTAGGACCAGTTTTCCTTGTCTTATAAGTTATGTTACAAATATTCCATTCAAAATCTTTATTTCTTCCAACCATTAAATCATGTAGAATCATATTCATGTTAATTCTTGATTAGGAAATATGTAATCTACACTCCACTCAATCTTAAACATGTGCTGCTGAAATTATGGAACCTTTTACTAACAAAGTTTGAATATTTATATACTGCTTTTATATATGTCAACTATCCaatgaaatgttaaaaaaattatattatagagACTgtgaaattattaattaataactaTTTCTTAGATCCTTTtgcaaaagcattttttgttctCCATCAAGAACAAACAACAATATTTACAGATGCCATTTCCACTTTCCGATTAGCACATAATTAAAAGTTTCCTTTTTCTAAAGTATTTTTTATGCAAAAGTATATTCATCTTTTTTCTCTGTATATTTTTTGCAGATTCTTCATCAGTAACTAAAGGATATCTATGGACAACACTGGATGCAGTGGTGACTCCATCTTCTGCTTTACCTAAGTCAATAAAAATAATCCGTTTTAGCGTTTGATATATAAGTTCATTAGTCAGTAGCGTTCTGTCAAATTCGTTATATAAGTTCATTAGTCAGTAGCGTTCtgtgaattttttttgttttgtcattCATAGAAGATTCTATCAGTTGTTTGAATCTTGAATTCACCAACAGATTTAACAAGTAACTGTAACTAACTCGACGCATGATCCACCTGTCAGAAGTCATACCATTACATACGAGAACATTTGGATTGTCTCTTTCGTTACTGATAGTGCCACAATTACACAACTCTCTCATAGGTCTAGCCTACAATCATTTTctgtattttaatcattaatttcTTTCCACTatgatatttatatatttgcgtTT
The Vicia villosa cultivar HV-30 ecotype Madison, WI linkage group LG6, Vvil1.0, whole genome shotgun sequence genome window above contains:
- the LOC131611020 gene encoding uncharacterized protein LOC131611020 — encoded protein: MPPYDCMLLFKPHVKKEALIGLVARIGKHVCRRNGVVTEVKSFGTIQLGYGVKKLDGRFFQGQLMQVSMMATPEINKELHYLNKEDKLLRWLLVKQRDTKFGLEFMGDEGRLEPSRFSQINKPDDDDEEDEDDEEYEVNEEENIMN